In Oryza sativa Japonica Group chromosome 2, ASM3414082v1, the following are encoded in one genomic region:
- the LOC136355256 gene encoding uncharacterized protein YGR130C-like has protein sequence MTPTLLDITMLIGLDVTSSANPMSLNTKNQFDFKTKSIGGWSGYVAAYMGKGSTTESSPPRKSNSGKDIEYALGLIPKGGGLAPPVIGYHAPKTSSLLQGQLREPANIGRKRKAKASAVDLSALAPKKKAMKKKSKPTDDLPALDPSIEKVLDEEEIEEDVDQAAARLSDSGDKTPSASRKRTPPTPAAPAHFSRKKKTAVKKKSAPAPYRQVPSAPPPSPPGQPISSDRTPSAAGSHNVEEEEQPAAPAIPVLADLFSFDIKDYFDEEAEEETTSKTLAPPDEDVKRTLEDISHRLESSLDNLVADCGSIRARFAEIQALVPDDLANIISPAVYLEQHQFKLEKAKQRIADRRERKDIEATIQANRQLVHKEKAKLDQLSIGPIQSNIDQFEARKIDLIAQFEECNAELDLEKQKLANLPNAVEEQTSRLRSAIKKVADMTKSLKVIPGTDAQDIQPIEEVEQIRQQAVSAIQRYLSG, from the exons ATGACCCCCACTCTGCTTGATATCACCATGCTCATCGGTTTGGATGTgacttcatcggctaaccccATGAGTTtgaacaccaagaaccaatttGACTTCAAGACCAAGAGCATAGGTGGCTGGTCTGGCTATGTTGCTGCATACATGGGCAAAGGATCT acaacagaatcttctcctcctcgcaaGAGCAATAGCGGCAAGGACATAGAATATGCCCTAGGCCTCATACCAAAAGGAGGTGGACTAGCTCCCCCTGTCATTGGCTAccatgcccccaagacctcaAGTCTACTCCAAGGGCAACTGAGAGAACCAGCCAATATCGGCAGGAAAAGGAAAGCTAAGGCATCGGCCGTTGATCTATCGGCTCTGGCTCCGAAGAAGAAAGCCATGAAGAAGAAGTCCAAGCCAACCGATGACTTGCCCGCCTTAGATCCATCCATAGAAAAAGTCCTGGATGAAGAGGAGATTGAAGAAGATGTTGACCAGGCAGCAGCTAGACTAAGCGACTCGGGAGATAAGACACCATCGGCTTCTCGTAAAAGAACACCTCCTACTCCTGCTGCTCCAGCTCACTTTTCAAGG aaaaagaaaactgctgtgaagaagaaatcggcacCAGCACCATATAGACAAGTTCCATCG gctcctcctccttctcctcctggtCAGCCGATATCAAGTGATCGTACTCCATCGGCTGCAGGTAGCCATAAtgttgaggaagaagaacaaccagccgctcctgctatccca GTCTTAGCCGATCTGTTTTCCTTTGACATCAAGGATTACTTTGATGAAGAGGCAGAAGAAGAAACAACAAGTAAGACCCTAGCTCCTCCGGATGAAGATGTCAAAAGAACTCTTGAAGAtatctctcatcggctagagtCATCATTGGACAACTTGGTAGCTGACTGTGGTTCAATTCGGGCAAGATTTGCAGAGATTCAAGCCTTAGTCCCGGATGACCTGGCGAATATCATCTCTCCAGCTGTGTATCTCGAGCAACATCAATTCAAGCTGGAAAAGGCCAAGCAAAGGATAGCCGATCGACGGGAGCGAAAGGATATTGAAGCCACCATTCAGGCCAATCGGCAACTTGTGCATAAAGAGAAAGCTAAGCTTGATCAGCTCTCTATTGGGCCAATTCAGTCTAACATAGATCAGTTTGAAGCCCGCAAAATTGATCTCATAGCACAATTTGAAGAATGCAACGCCGAACTGGATCTGGAGAAACAAAAATTAGCTAATCTCCCCAACGCTGTTGAAGAACAGACGTCCAGACTAAGATCGGCCATCAAGAAAGTAGCCGACATGACCAAATCCCTCAAGGTCATTcctggaaccgatgctcaagacATCCAGCCCATTGAAGAAGTAGAGCAAATTAGGCAACAAGCTGTGTCGGCTATCCAACGTTACTTGTCTGGGTGA
- the LOC107275622 gene encoding cytochrome P450 76T24: MGKLVARAYGIIDELLARRKGGREAGEPRKDDMLDVALDNEDEWKNNNPVIDRNNIKGLIAKVKDEFRRVLGTRTEIEESDISQLPYLQAVLKETLRLHPSVPMTYYKAEATVEVQGYIIPKGTNIILNIWAIHRKPDVWADPDRFMPERFMETDTNFFGKHPEFIPFGGGRRICLGLPLAYRMVHMVLASLLFHFDWKLPEGAEKDGVDMREKYGMVLHKETPLKALAIETYNRK, from the exons ATGGGGAAGCTAGTAGCGCGTGCCTATGGGATCATCGACGAGCTTCTTGCTCGGCGGAAGGGTGGCCGTGAAGCCGGCGAGCCGCGGAAGGATGACATGCTGGACGTGGCGCTCGATAACGAAGACGAATGGAAGAACAACAATCCTGTGATTGACCGTAATAACATCAAGGGACTCATCGCG AAGGTGAAGGACGAGTTTAGGAGAGTTTTGGGTACTAGAACAGAGATAGAGGAGTCTGACATTAGCCAGCTTCCTTACCTCCAAGCTGTACTAAAAGAAACGCTCCGGCTCCACCCAAGTGTCCCAATGACGTACTACAAAGCAGAGGCTACAGTGGAAGTGCAAGGCTATATTATTCCCAAAGGCACCAACATCATACTGAATATTTGGGCGATCCATCGCAAGCCTGACGTGTGGGCTGATCCTGATAGGTTTATGCCGGAGAGATTCATGGAGACGGACACCAATTTCTTCGGCAAGCATCCCGAGTTCATCCCGTTTGGTGGCGGACGGCGGATCTGCCTTGGTTTGCCACTGGCGTACAGGATGGTTCATATGGTTCTTGCGTCACTGTTGTTTCACTTCGACTGGAAGCTTCCAGAAGGAGCCGAGAAAGATGGTGTGGATATGAGAGAGAAGTATGGGATGGTGCTTCACAAAGAGACACCACTCAAAGCCTTGGCTATTGAAACGTATAATCGCAAGTAA
- the LOC107275551 gene encoding ferruginol synthase, producing the protein MAASLAWLLVAIVLASLYLAMHHRVAAARRRRLPPGPTPLPLVGNLLSVSRSGPHRSLARLAERYCPLMRVRLGVVDYVVASSPAVAGDIHHHSHNAHLASRPLFDVWRGAEHHRNSVIVLPLHGVWRAQRRLATEEVMSPRRLDALAPTRREKVRELMRCVARRAARGEPVEVGLEAFEAFLGILSCTAFSADLVDPT; encoded by the coding sequence ATGGCGGCATCCCTGGCTTGGTTGCTTGTTGCTATCGTCCTCGCCTCTCTCTACCTCGCCATGCACCACCGAgtagccgccgcgcgccgccgccgccttcctccgggACCAACGCCTCTTCCGCTCGTCGGCAACCTCCTGTCCGTATCGCGGAGCGGCCCCCACCGCTCGCTCGCGCGCCTCGCCGAGCGCTACTGCCCGCTCATGCGCGTCCGGCTCGGCGTCGTCGATTACGTCgtcgcctcgtcgccggccgtcgcggGCGATATCCACCACCACAGCCACAACGCGCACCTTGCGTCCCGCCCGCTGTTCGACGTGTGGCGGGGCGCGGAGCACCACCGCAACTCCGTCATCGTCCTCCCGCTGCACGGCGTGTGGCGCGCGCAGCGGAGGCTCGCTACGGAGGAGGTCATGTCGCCCAGGAGGCTCGACGCGctggcgccgacgcggcgggaGAAGGTTCGGGAGCTGATGCGCTGCGTCGCcaggcgagcggcgcgcggcgagcccGTCGAGGTCGGGCTCGAGGCGTTCGAGGCATTCCTGGGCATCCTGTCGTGCACCGCGTTCTCCGCCGACCTCGTCGACCCGACCTGA